A window of the Thermus thermophilus HB8 genome harbors these coding sequences:
- a CDS encoding glycerol-3-phosphate dehydrogenase/oxidase: MDREALLERLKEPFDLLVLGGGATGAGVLWEATLRGLKAALVEAGDFASGTSSRSTKLLHGGVRYLELAFKRLDRRQLKLVVDALHERKVVMDLAPHLAKPLTLVTPLFRPLEIPYYTLGLKLYDLLAGKRRLAPSRYLPPEEVARLFPDLPKTLGGVAYQDGQFADFRLNLALVLSALERGAVALNHAEATALLLEGGRVRGAVVRDGLSGKEVEVRAKAVVNATGSLADRVRRLLDPHLPPLLTASSGVHLVLDYPLEAGLLVPKTRDGRVLFLLPYRGMALLGTTDLPAEPASCPLPREEEVAYLLEEIRPYLGDVSGRVRAVWSGLRPLVGKGETKLLVRDHYIEERRGLYTLVGGKWTTFRLMALDLVERLAKDLGLALPPSKSHATPLLGAGPRPPLPLPEEAARRLWETYGTLAPEVLALGDRPLLPGLPYLEGEVVWAVRRELARKPLDVLARRMGLAFLDQEKTREALPKVVELMAGLLGWDERERALRLKEAEEGLPGLC; the protein is encoded by the coding sequence GTGGACCGGGAAGCCCTCTTGGAAAGGCTGAAGGAGCCCTTTGACCTCCTCGTCCTGGGGGGCGGGGCCACGGGGGCCGGGGTCCTGTGGGAGGCCACGCTTAGGGGCCTCAAGGCCGCTTTGGTGGAGGCGGGGGACTTCGCCTCGGGGACGAGCTCCCGCTCCACCAAGCTCCTCCACGGGGGGGTGCGGTACCTGGAGCTCGCCTTCAAGCGCTTAGACCGCCGCCAGCTCAAGCTCGTGGTGGACGCCCTCCACGAGCGCAAGGTGGTGATGGACCTCGCCCCCCACCTGGCGAAGCCCCTCACCCTCGTCACCCCCCTCTTCCGCCCCCTGGAGATCCCCTACTACACCCTGGGCCTGAAGCTCTACGACCTCCTCGCCGGGAAAAGGCGCCTCGCCCCAAGCCGCTACCTTCCCCCTGAGGAGGTGGCGCGGCTCTTCCCGGACCTGCCCAAGACCCTGGGGGGCGTGGCCTACCAGGACGGGCAGTTCGCCGACTTCCGCCTAAACCTCGCCCTCGTCCTCTCCGCCCTGGAGCGGGGGGCGGTGGCCCTGAACCACGCCGAGGCCACGGCCCTCCTCCTAGAGGGGGGGAGGGTGCGGGGGGCGGTGGTGCGGGATGGGCTTTCGGGGAAGGAAGTGGAGGTCAGGGCCAAGGCCGTGGTGAACGCCACCGGGTCCCTCGCCGACCGGGTGCGCCGCCTCCTGGACCCCCATCTTCCCCCCCTCCTCACCGCCTCCAGCGGGGTCCACCTCGTCCTGGACTACCCCCTCGAGGCGGGCCTCCTCGTCCCCAAGACCAGGGACGGCCGCGTCCTCTTCCTCCTTCCCTACCGGGGCATGGCCCTCCTCGGCACCACGGACCTCCCCGCCGAGCCCGCCTCCTGCCCCCTTCCCCGGGAGGAGGAGGTGGCCTACCTCCTGGAGGAGATAAGGCCCTACCTGGGGGACGTCTCGGGCCGGGTCCGGGCGGTCTGGTCGGGCCTTAGGCCCCTCGTGGGGAAGGGGGAGACCAAGCTTCTGGTCCGGGACCACTACATAGAGGAAAGGCGGGGCCTCTACACGTTGGTAGGGGGAAAGTGGACCACCTTCCGCCTCATGGCCTTGGACCTTGTGGAGCGCCTCGCCAAGGACCTGGGCCTCGCCCTTCCGCCCTCCAAAAGCCACGCCACGCCCCTCCTCGGGGCGGGGCCGAGGCCCCCCCTCCCCTTGCCCGAGGAGGCGGCGCGGCGGCTCTGGGAGACCTACGGCACCCTGGCCCCCGAGGTCCTGGCCCTGGGGGATAGGCCCCTCCTCCCCGGGCTTCCCTACCTGGAGGGAGAAGTGGTCTGGGCAGTGCGGCGGGAGCTTGCCAGGAAGCCCCTGGACGTCCTGGCGCGGCGGATGGGCCTCGCCTTTTTGGACCAAGAGAAGACCCGGGAGGCCCTGCCCAAGGTGGTGGAGCTCATGGCGGGCCTTCTCGGCTGGGACGAAAGGGAGCGGGCCTTGCGCCTGAAGGAGGCCGAGGAGGGCCTTCCGGGGCTTTGCTGA
- a CDS encoding glycerophosphodiester phosphodiesterase, translating into MTAFRQRPLRLGHRGAPLKAKENTLESFRLALEAGLDGVELDVWPTRDGVFAVRHDPDTPLGPVFQVDYADLKAQEPDLPRLEEVLALKEAFPQAVFNVELKSFPGLGEEAARRLAALLRGREGVWVSSFDPLALLALRKAAPGLPLGFLMAEDHSALLPCLGVEAVHPHHALVTEEAVAGWRKRGLFVVAWTVNEEGEARRLLALGLDGLIGDRPEVLLPLGG; encoded by the coding sequence ATGACCGCCTTCCGCCAAAGACCCCTCCGCCTCGGCCACCGGGGCGCCCCCCTGAAGGCCAAGGAGAACACCCTGGAGAGCTTCCGGTTGGCCCTCGAGGCCGGCCTGGACGGGGTAGAACTGGACGTCTGGCCCACCCGGGACGGGGTCTTCGCCGTCCGCCACGACCCGGACACCCCCTTGGGCCCCGTCTTCCAGGTGGACTACGCCGACCTTAAGGCCCAAGAGCCCGACCTGCCCCGCCTGGAAGAGGTCCTCGCCCTCAAGGAGGCCTTTCCCCAGGCCGTCTTCAACGTGGAGCTCAAGTCCTTCCCCGGCCTCGGGGAGGAGGCGGCGCGCCGCCTCGCCGCCCTCCTCCGAGGGCGGGAGGGGGTGTGGGTTTCCAGCTTTGATCCCCTCGCCCTCCTCGCCCTCAGGAAGGCGGCCCCCGGCCTCCCTTTGGGCTTCCTCATGGCCGAGGACCACTCCGCCCTCCTCCCCTGCCTCGGGGTGGAGGCCGTCCACCCCCACCACGCCCTCGTCACGGAGGAGGCCGTGGCGGGGTGGCGGAAGCGGGGGCTTTTCGTGGTGGCCTGGACGGTGAACGAGGAAGGGGAGGCCAGGCGCCTCCTCGCCCTGGGCCTAGACGGCCTCATCGGGGACCGGCCCGAGGTCCTCCTTCCCCTGGGGGGGTGA
- a CDS encoding type II toxin-antitoxin system VapC family toxin — protein sequence MILPYLDTSALVKRYDPEEPGAEEVRTLFTEVRAVLTSSLAVVEAVSAFRIKERQGVLTPEEVRLAVEALEAHAALQYRLVPPKPPVLREAKRLLLRHKLRAYDALHLATALVVARVAGVEPRKLPFWTADEEQARAGEAEGLAVKRV from the coding sequence GTGATTCTCCCCTACCTGGACACCTCCGCCCTGGTGAAGCGCTACGACCCGGAGGAGCCGGGAGCGGAGGAGGTGAGGACCCTCTTCACGGAGGTTAGGGCGGTGCTCACCTCCTCCCTGGCCGTGGTGGAGGCGGTGTCCGCCTTCCGCATCAAGGAGCGGCAAGGCGTTCTTACCCCGGAGGAGGTGCGCTTGGCCGTAGAAGCCCTGGAGGCCCACGCCGCCCTGCAGTACCGCCTGGTGCCTCCCAAGCCTCCCGTTCTCCGGGAGGCCAAGCGCCTCCTCCTGCGCCACAAGCTCCGGGCCTACGACGCCTTGCACCTGGCTACCGCCCTGGTGGTGGCCAGGGTGGCCGGGGTGGAGCCGCGGAAGCTCCCCTTCTGGACGGCAGACGAGGAACAGGCGAGAGCGGGGGAGGCCGAGGGTCTGGCGGTGAAGCGGGTGTGA
- the cas1 gene encoding CRISPR-associated endonuclease Cas1 → MTLHLTRQGATLRLRQGRLLLEEEGREVAGFPARQVRSVALWGNVRLSTPALVFLLRQGVPVFFYSLEGFLHGVAGAYPDPHPAHLRAQFAAEGLPLARAFVVGKLRSALALLERHRLPEAGGVVEALARAEGASELERLRGAEGEGSRVYFQGLARLLGPYGFGGRTRRPPRDPVNAALSYGYALLLGRVLVAVRLAGLHPEVGFLHAEGRRSPALALDLMEEFRVPVVDQVVLSAFRRGLLTPSHAEVREGGVYLNEEGRRRLIQLFEERLLEGVSHPLGFRKPLGETIEVQAQRLKAALLGRGRYTPFYLWR, encoded by the coding sequence ATGACCCTGCACCTCACCCGCCAAGGGGCCACCTTGCGCCTCCGCCAGGGGAGGCTCCTTTTGGAGGAGGAGGGGCGGGAGGTGGCGGGCTTCCCCGCCCGGCAGGTGCGCTCCGTGGCCCTTTGGGGGAACGTGCGGCTTTCCACCCCCGCCCTCGTTTTCCTCCTGCGGCAGGGGGTCCCGGTGTTCTTTTACTCCCTGGAAGGGTTTCTCCACGGGGTGGCGGGGGCCTATCCCGACCCCCACCCGGCCCACCTCCGGGCCCAGTTCGCCGCCGAAGGCCTTCCCCTGGCCCGCGCCTTCGTGGTGGGGAAGCTTCGCTCGGCTCTGGCCCTTCTGGAGCGCCACCGCCTGCCCGAGGCGGGAGGTGTGGTGGAGGCCCTGGCCCGGGCCGAGGGGGCTTCGGAGCTTGAGCGCCTCCGGGGGGCGGAAGGGGAGGGGAGCCGGGTCTACTTCCAGGGCCTTGCCCGGCTCCTCGGCCCCTACGGCTTCGGGGGCCGCACCCGCAGGCCCCCAAGGGACCCGGTGAACGCCGCCCTCTCCTACGGCTACGCCCTCCTCCTGGGGAGGGTTCTTGTGGCGGTGCGGCTCGCCGGGCTCCACCCCGAGGTGGGCTTTCTCCACGCCGAGGGGCGACGGAGCCCCGCCCTCGCTTTGGACCTCATGGAGGAGTTCCGGGTGCCCGTGGTGGACCAGGTGGTCCTCTCCGCCTTCCGGCGGGGCCTCCTCACCCCATCCCACGCTGAGGTGCGGGAGGGGGGCGTTTACTTGAACGAGGAGGGGCGGAGGCGGCTCATCCAGCTCTTTGAGGAGCGCTTGTTGGAGGGGGTGAGCCATCCCCTGGGGTTCCGCAAGCCCCTGGGGGAGACGATTGAGGTGCAGGCTCAGCGGCTGAAGGCGGCCCTTCTGGGGCGGGGGCGCTACACTCCCTTTTACCTATGGCGGTAG
- a CDS encoding PhoU domain-containing protein — MALLGILALLYLGTLLVTEGAGGLVGPSGRRLLSRLRGFPLGLAALLLGAASGSGTGLSLLGRGLLQVGVLPLYEAALLALGGTLGATVLVAVAGLGNRTLAFAALSLALALEVLKRGQGANRLLFGLGLLFLGLDLARGEALGTGAWLGSLPPLALFLAGLLLAFAVGSANLVALLALGLAGEGVGPEGTLALVLGGGVGCTGPVLLRSTPESLRLGLVLLFHRLALALPLLFAPNPGVFPAHAGFHALAFLAFPLAYPLWERLAARLAPSPKPLAPKYLRPEALNDPLLAQGLALRELARIGDAARHMLEGVLKALVQETGHEAELLPLEEKVDRLSREVLVYVAKLPQDTPALPLLKAASELEHLADLAKRALRKAERLWTQGVTFSPEGKAELARIVGRTLARLERALTALATGNRALAERVLAEYPEVLAEVEASREAHLRRLRDRVETRASTLTHLDLLLLLEELNLGVNRLARLVEEIHKEG, encoded by the coding sequence GTGGCCCTCCTCGGGATCCTCGCCCTCCTCTACCTCGGCACCCTCCTCGTCACCGAGGGGGCGGGCGGGCTCGTGGGCCCCTCGGGGAGGCGGCTCCTCTCCCGCCTCCGGGGCTTTCCCCTGGGGCTTGCCGCCCTCCTCCTCGGGGCGGCCTCGGGGAGCGGCACCGGGCTCAGCCTCCTGGGGAGGGGCCTCCTGCAGGTGGGGGTCCTGCCCCTGTACGAGGCCGCCCTCCTCGCCCTCGGGGGCACCCTGGGGGCCACGGTCCTCGTGGCCGTGGCGGGCCTGGGGAACCGCACCCTGGCCTTCGCGGCCCTGAGCCTGGCCCTGGCCCTCGAGGTCCTCAAGCGGGGCCAGGGGGCGAACCGCCTCCTCTTCGGCCTCGGCCTCCTCTTCCTGGGCCTGGACCTCGCCCGGGGGGAGGCCTTGGGGACGGGGGCCTGGCTGGGAAGCCTTCCCCCCTTGGCCCTCTTCCTCGCCGGGCTTCTTTTGGCCTTCGCCGTGGGCTCGGCGAACCTCGTGGCCCTCCTCGCCCTGGGCCTCGCCGGGGAGGGGGTGGGGCCCGAGGGGACCCTCGCCTTGGTCCTGGGCGGGGGCGTGGGGTGCACGGGGCCCGTCCTCCTCCGCTCCACCCCGGAAAGCCTCCGCCTCGGCCTCGTCCTCCTCTTCCACCGCCTGGCCCTCGCCCTCCCCCTGCTCTTCGCCCCGAACCCGGGCGTCTTCCCCGCCCACGCGGGCTTCCACGCCCTCGCCTTCCTCGCCTTCCCCCTCGCCTACCCCCTCTGGGAGAGGCTCGCCGCCCGCCTGGCCCCAAGCCCAAAGCCCCTCGCCCCCAAGTACCTCCGCCCCGAGGCCCTCAACGACCCCCTCCTCGCCCAGGGGCTCGCCCTGAGGGAGCTCGCCCGCATCGGGGACGCCGCCCGGCACATGCTGGAAGGGGTCCTGAAGGCCCTGGTCCAGGAGACGGGGCACGAGGCCGAACTTTTACCCCTGGAGGAGAAGGTGGACCGGCTGAGCCGGGAGGTCCTGGTCTACGTGGCCAAGCTCCCCCAGGACACCCCCGCCCTCCCCCTCCTCAAGGCGGCGAGCGAGCTGGAGCACTTGGCGGACCTGGCCAAGCGGGCCCTGCGCAAGGCGGAAAGGCTCTGGACCCAGGGGGTCACCTTCAGCCCCGAGGGGAAGGCGGAGCTCGCCCGGATCGTGGGGCGGACCCTCGCCCGCCTGGAGCGGGCCCTCACGGCCCTGGCCACGGGGAACCGGGCCCTGGCGGAGAGGGTGCTCGCCGAGTACCCGGAGGTCCTCGCCGAGGTGGAGGCCTCGAGGGAGGCCCACCTCCGCAGGCTCCGCGACCGGGTGGAGACCCGGGCCTCCACCCTCACCCACCTGGACCTCCTCCTCCTCCTGGAGGAGCTGAACCTGGGGGTGAACCGCCTGGCCCGCCTGGTGGAGGAGATCCACAAAGAGGGCTAG
- the msrA gene encoding peptide-methionine (S)-S-oxide reductase MsrA, protein MPEEIATLAGGCFWCTEAAFKLLRGVLEVVPGYAGGHVPHPTYEEVCTGTTGHREAVQVRFDPGVLPYADLLRYFFAVHDPTSEDRQGPDVGPQYSPAIFYHSEEQKRVAEAVMRELAPLYPKPIATKLLPFTTFYPAEAYHRDYFARHPEAPYCRFVIAPKLEKARKAFKSLLRP, encoded by the coding sequence ATGCCTGAAGAGATCGCCACCTTGGCGGGCGGGTGCTTCTGGTGCACGGAGGCGGCCTTCAAGCTCCTTCGGGGGGTGTTGGAGGTGGTGCCGGGCTACGCCGGGGGGCACGTGCCCCACCCCACCTACGAGGAGGTCTGCACGGGGACCACGGGGCACCGGGAGGCGGTGCAGGTGCGCTTTGACCCCGGGGTCCTTCCCTATGCCGACCTCCTCCGCTACTTCTTCGCCGTGCACGACCCCACGAGCGAGGACCGGCAGGGGCCCGACGTGGGGCCTCAGTACAGCCCCGCCATCTTCTACCACTCGGAGGAGCAAAAGCGGGTGGCGGAGGCGGTGATGCGGGAGCTCGCCCCCCTCTACCCGAAGCCCATCGCCACCAAACTTCTCCCCTTCACCACCTTCTACCCCGCCGAGGCGTACCACCGGGACTACTTCGCCCGCCACCCCGAGGCCCCCTACTGCCGCTTCGTCATCGCCCCTAAGCTGGAGAAGGCCCGGAAGGCGTTCAAGTCCCTTCTCCGCCCGTGA
- the glpK gene encoding glycerol kinase GlpK produces MAFLLALDQGTTSSRAILFTLEGRPVAVAKREFRQLYPKPGWVEHDPLEIWETTLWAAREVLRRAGAEAGEVLALGITNQRETTLLWDRKTGKPLHNAIVWQDRRTTPLCEALRAKGLEPLFRERTGLLFDPYFSGTKLVWLLENVPGLKARAEGGGVAFGTVDTWLIWNLTGGKVHATDPTNASRTLLFNLHTLAWDPELLEALGIPAALLPEVRPSDGDFGETLPELLGAPVPIRGVLGDQQAALFGQAALGGGEGKCTYGTGAFLLLNTGKRPVLSEKGLLATVAWSLGGRATYALEGSLFVAGAAVGWLKEVGLIRESAEVEALAASVEDTGDVYFVPAFTGLGAPYWDPYARGTLLGLTRGTSRAHLARAALEGVAFQVRDVVLAMEEEAGVRLKVLKADGGMAQNRLFLKIQADLLGVPVAVPEVTETTALGAALMAGVGAGALSPEDVAGRFREAERFLPTMPEGRREALYRRWREAVERAKGWAREG; encoded by the coding sequence GTGGCGTTTCTCTTGGCTTTGGACCAGGGCACCACCAGCAGCCGGGCCATCCTCTTCACCCTGGAGGGGAGGCCCGTGGCGGTGGCCAAGCGGGAGTTCCGGCAGCTTTACCCGAAACCCGGGTGGGTGGAGCACGACCCCCTGGAGATCTGGGAGACCACCCTTTGGGCGGCGCGGGAGGTTCTCAGGAGGGCCGGGGCGGAGGCAGGGGAGGTCCTGGCCCTGGGGATCACGAACCAGCGGGAGACCACCCTCCTCTGGGACCGGAAGACGGGGAAGCCCCTCCACAACGCCATCGTCTGGCAGGACCGGAGGACGACCCCCCTGTGCGAGGCCTTGAGGGCAAAGGGCCTCGAGCCCTTGTTCCGGGAGAGGACCGGGCTCCTCTTTGACCCCTACTTCTCGGGGACGAAGCTCGTGTGGCTTCTGGAGAACGTGCCCGGCCTAAAGGCGCGAGCGGAGGGGGGCGGGGTGGCCTTCGGCACCGTGGACACCTGGCTCATCTGGAACCTCACGGGGGGGAAGGTCCACGCCACCGACCCCACGAACGCGAGCCGCACCCTGCTCTTCAACCTCCACACCCTCGCCTGGGACCCGGAGCTTCTTGAGGCCCTAGGGATCCCCGCCGCCCTCCTCCCGGAGGTGCGGCCCTCGGACGGGGACTTCGGGGAAACCCTCCCCGAGCTTTTGGGGGCGCCCGTCCCCATACGGGGGGTCTTGGGGGACCAGCAGGCGGCCCTCTTCGGCCAGGCGGCCCTAGGAGGGGGGGAGGGGAAGTGCACCTACGGCACCGGGGCCTTCCTCCTCCTGAACACGGGGAAAAGGCCCGTCCTCTCGGAAAAGGGCCTCCTCGCCACGGTGGCCTGGAGCCTTGGGGGGAGGGCCACCTACGCCCTCGAGGGGAGCCTCTTCGTGGCGGGGGCCGCGGTGGGGTGGCTCAAGGAGGTGGGCCTCATCCGGGAAAGCGCCGAGGTGGAGGCCCTGGCGGCAAGCGTGGAGGACACGGGGGACGTCTACTTCGTCCCCGCCTTCACCGGGCTTGGCGCCCCCTACTGGGACCCCTACGCCCGGGGAACCCTCCTCGGCCTCACCCGGGGGACGAGCCGGGCCCACCTGGCCCGGGCGGCCCTGGAGGGGGTGGCCTTCCAGGTGCGGGACGTGGTCCTGGCCATGGAGGAGGAGGCCGGGGTCCGGCTCAAGGTCCTCAAGGCGGACGGGGGCATGGCGCAAAACCGCCTCTTCCTCAAGATCCAGGCGGACCTCCTCGGGGTGCCCGTGGCGGTGCCGGAGGTGACGGAGACCACCGCCTTGGGGGCGGCCCTCATGGCCGGGGTGGGGGCGGGGGCCCTTTCCCCGGAGGACGTGGCGGGGCGCTTCCGCGAGGCGGAGAGGTTCCTCCCCACGATGCCCGAAGGGAGGCGGGAGGCCCTCTACCGGAGGTGGCGGGAGGCGGTGGAAAGGGCCAAGGGCTGGGCCAGGGAGGGGTAG
- a CDS encoding multidrug effflux MFS transporter has product MGPLEELLFLGTLMALGAFSIDVMLPALEATAHRYGTSPTAAQLVVGLYFLGFALGQLLWGPLMDALGRRKVLRGALFGFSLAALATVAAPGFSLLLAARFVQGFFAASFRIGVTASIRDRYRGEAMARRLSYALLVLMVAPVLAPALGVALLALGPWAPYALPAFLGLLALLWSGRFRETLPEEARRPLRLASLGEGALLVLRDRRAGLYALALGGVFGILYAYLAASAELYKAHLGLSNPAFALAFGATGLVLAGANLLGPQVVARLGLGKALRRAVAGLLALLLFLPLHALAPRPFPFWLHLTLVLLLVVFTFPNAQARALEGLGKVAGLAASFTGFLSTLLAALLGTLVGQASGGAPLPFSLGLLGLGVLAFAAVFLAEASPLCGSPPPGGPGGSPPGSAPPGGGGGPGG; this is encoded by the coding sequence ATGGGACCCTTGGAGGAGCTCCTCTTCCTCGGCACCCTCATGGCCCTTGGGGCCTTCAGCATAGACGTCATGCTCCCCGCCCTCGAGGCCACCGCCCACCGCTACGGCACGAGCCCCACCGCGGCCCAGCTCGTGGTGGGCCTCTACTTCCTGGGCTTCGCCCTGGGCCAGCTCCTCTGGGGCCCCCTCATGGACGCCCTGGGGCGGAGGAAGGTCCTGAGGGGGGCGCTTTTTGGCTTCAGCCTCGCGGCCCTGGCTACCGTGGCCGCCCCGGGCTTTTCCCTCCTCCTCGCGGCCCGGTTCGTCCAGGGCTTCTTCGCCGCAAGCTTCCGCATCGGCGTCACCGCCAGCATCCGCGACCGCTACCGCGGTGAGGCCATGGCCCGGCGCCTCTCCTACGCCCTTCTCGTCCTCATGGTGGCCCCCGTTTTGGCCCCGGCCCTGGGGGTGGCCCTCCTCGCCCTGGGCCCCTGGGCCCCCTACGCCCTGCCCGCCTTCCTCGGCCTCCTCGCCCTCCTTTGGAGCGGGCGCTTCCGGGAGACCCTCCCCGAGGAGGCCCGCCGTCCCCTGCGCCTCGCTTCCTTGGGGGAAGGGGCCCTCCTCGTCCTTAGGGACCGGAGGGCGGGGCTTTACGCCCTGGCTTTGGGGGGCGTCTTCGGCATCCTCTACGCCTACCTGGCGGCCTCGGCGGAGCTCTACAAGGCCCACCTCGGCCTTTCCAACCCCGCCTTCGCCCTGGCCTTCGGGGCCACGGGGCTCGTCCTCGCCGGGGCGAACCTCCTTGGGCCCCAGGTCGTGGCCCGCCTCGGCCTCGGGAAGGCCCTGAGGCGGGCTGTGGCGGGGCTTCTTGCCCTCCTCCTCTTCCTCCCCCTCCACGCCCTGGCCCCAAGGCCTTTCCCCTTCTGGCTCCACCTCACCCTGGTCCTCCTCCTCGTGGTCTTCACCTTCCCCAACGCCCAGGCCCGGGCCCTGGAGGGGCTGGGGAAGGTGGCGGGCCTCGCGGCGAGCTTCACCGGCTTTCTCTCCACCCTGCTCGCCGCCCTCCTCGGCACCCTGGTGGGCCAGGCCTCGGGCGGGGCGCCCCTCCCCTTCAGCCTCGGCCTCCTGGGCCTCGGGGTCCTGGCCTTCGCCGCGGTCTTCCTCGCGGAGGCTAGCCCTCTTTGTGGATCTCCTCCACCAGGCGGGCCAGGCGGTTCACCCCCAGGTTCAGCTCCTCCAGGAGGAGGAGGAGGTCCAGGTGGGTGA
- a CDS encoding ribbon-helix-helix protein, CopG family, with protein MLRKQVYLTPEEEAKLKRLARATGRTEAEILRLALDLLPEEEAPLLLALAEEGLLEVPERAVTPARMEEAYRRYLDRVAGRGLGLSKAVLADREGR; from the coding sequence ATGCTGCGCAAGCAGGTCTACCTCACCCCCGAGGAGGAGGCCAAGCTGAAACGCCTGGCCCGCGCCACGGGGCGCACCGAGGCGGAGATCCTCCGCCTGGCCTTAGACCTCCTCCCGGAGGAGGAGGCCCCCCTGCTTCTGGCCCTGGCGGAGGAGGGGCTCTTGGAGGTCCCCGAGCGGGCCGTGACCCCGGCCCGGATGGAGGAGGCCTACCGCCGCTACCTGGACCGGGTGGCCGGGCGCGGGCTCGGGCTCTCCAAGGCGGTCCTGGCGGACCGGGAGGGGCGGTGA
- a CDS encoding metal-sulfur cluster assembly factor has protein sequence MTARNPLEAQAWALLEAVYDPELGLDVVNLGLIYDLVVEPPRAYVRMTLTTPGCPLHDSLGEAVRQALSRLPGVEEVEVEVTFEPPWTLARLSEKARRLLGWG, from the coding sequence ATGACGGCGAGGAACCCGCTGGAAGCGCAGGCTTGGGCGCTTTTGGAGGCGGTTTACGACCCGGAGCTGGGCCTGGACGTGGTCAACCTGGGCCTGATCTACGACCTGGTGGTGGAGCCGCCCCGGGCCTACGTGCGCATGACCCTCACCACCCCGGGCTGCCCCCTGCACGACAGCCTGGGGGAGGCGGTCAGGCAGGCCCTCTCCCGGCTTCCCGGGGTGGAGGAGGTGGAGGTGGAGGTCACCTTTGAGCCCCCCTGGACCCTGGCTAGGCTTTCCGAGAAGGCCCGGAGGCTCCTCGGGTGGGGGTGA
- a CDS encoding TIGR02710 family CRISPR-associated CARF protein: MKVLILTVGTTREPLEVALAEHAPQGVVFLASQASHPVAAELVRDYGGSFRHHTLLLEDAESLMEAYQKALLALRKALEWEATAIVADLTGGTKPMAAGLVLALTGRGVVFSYVGGEARDPGTGRVLAGKERLRLLEDPTARLGLKEWAGFTRAWNALNLGMALAELESLLRRDLSPSEARFYGAMKGVVEGLMEWDRFRHREAWERLSVHLPLALAVAEAWGHGAKVRVLKGLEALLPHLKGIVEAGPKPTFLLLQDLLANAERRAALGRFDDALARLYRALELAVEADVHERLGFSLKDPRTWPEGFPEGLRERILKPRGLMDLLDAAFDLDLAFGEQGTLAQRLYGEKNRLQALLQRRHESILAHGTRPVGEEDYTALRDFLMRLDERLRPLPPWPRF, translated from the coding sequence ATGAAGGTCCTCATCCTCACCGTGGGCACCACCCGGGAACCCCTGGAGGTGGCCCTGGCGGAGCACGCCCCCCAAGGGGTGGTCTTCCTGGCGAGCCAGGCCTCCCACCCGGTGGCGGCGGAGCTCGTTCGGGACTACGGCGGGTCTTTCCGGCACCACACCCTTCTCCTCGAGGACGCCGAAAGCCTCATGGAGGCCTACCAGAAGGCCCTCCTGGCCCTGAGGAAGGCCCTGGAGTGGGAGGCCACGGCCATCGTCGCCGACCTCACCGGGGGCACCAAGCCCATGGCCGCGGGCCTCGTCCTCGCCCTCACGGGGCGGGGCGTGGTCTTCAGCTACGTGGGCGGGGAGGCCCGCGACCCCGGCACGGGCCGGGTCCTGGCCGGGAAGGAGCGGCTCAGGCTCCTGGAGGACCCCACGGCCCGGCTCGGCCTTAAGGAGTGGGCGGGCTTCACCCGGGCCTGGAACGCCCTGAACCTGGGCATGGCCCTGGCCGAGCTGGAAAGCCTCTTGAGGCGGGACCTCTCCCCCTCGGAGGCCCGCTTCTACGGGGCGATGAAGGGGGTGGTGGAGGGGCTCATGGAGTGGGACCGCTTCCGGCACCGGGAGGCCTGGGAGCGCCTCTCCGTCCACCTTCCCCTGGCCCTGGCGGTGGCCGAGGCCTGGGGGCACGGGGCCAAGGTGCGGGTCCTGAAGGGGCTGGAAGCCCTCCTTCCCCACCTGAAGGGCATCGTGGAGGCCGGGCCAAAGCCCACCTTCCTCCTCCTCCAGGACCTTTTGGCCAACGCCGAGCGCCGGGCCGCCTTGGGCCGCTTTGACGACGCCCTGGCGAGGCTCTACCGCGCCCTGGAGCTCGCCGTGGAGGCGGACGTCCACGAGAGGCTGGGCTTCTCCCTGAAGGACCCCAGGACCTGGCCCGAGGGCTTTCCGGAGGGCCTGAGGGAGCGCATTCTCAAGCCCCGAGGCCTCATGGACCTTTTGGACGCCGCCTTTGACCTGGACCTGGCCTTTGGGGAGCAGGGCACCCTGGCCCAGCGCCTCTACGGGGAGAAAAACCGCCTACAGGCCCTCCTCCAAAGGCGGCACGAAAGCATCCTGGCCCACGGCACGAGGCCCGTGGGGGAAGAGGACTACACCGCCCTGCGGGACTTCCTCATGAGGCTGGACGAGCGTCTGAGGCCCCTTCCCCCCTGGCCCAGGTTCTAG